One genomic segment of Besnoitia besnoiti strain Bb-Ger1 chromosome VII, whole genome shotgun sequence includes these proteins:
- a CDS encoding hypothetical protein (encoded by transcript BESB_078360), producing MSKGLRASDLRKPRFYSYEMYVPTRKRVHVKENKWSDPATQVWPQNLFLCKYLEMRAEGNGLEAFQGTTVLELGSGCGLVGMVAALLGASVTVSDLGKGLPLLQHNVEAFRAEWKNQVQIGCDDTATMESRFSLEESGRGPPFNIVICSDVWAERELRRSFLLLLLKAVAADSEVLMCHTWRNPDSNKTGPGSAVQEQRDLMTRLSHIFDVEEIETEDTIRAYCRRLHGGSYFLRSQSTIDIQESSDAEGRITILRLTCRQAIKDNPALLEEELKREIALHRQRSNTDNKQDQARPSIASAAQLVEAKKSDRSVDSSPAGTALPQLPTQKRLLSVTYSSDDPTRSGRGRVLRQRVSSTVKALSVSSRDISTKGVPPTVAGGPGAKRPVTASSLRTKTSRPSSSVRKSVGGSGDSQSGSSTAPAKEPLTSLSTSSVGGELAIACAPSPHRAASRQRAEPDRGETRLRPASGAGSPQRLMQRTPSAASRGIPSNATGPQRKVEGRPPTAVTSTDATLVPFANDATTIAKSPVARRSHPLPQGRQITAAGARGKASADTNLPGRSHVAAGGDSLGAAADHQRPSPSSAASRSLSIASLAPSTGSGRRSSVDRYAAALAQKCTAGAGEQNGIAPTAVQSPLAIHLPPRSGSPSAGLTPAQRTSALGAPDADTGPDSACQLQGAHDLPATGIEHRSTSSRKVSGHPALAAQKPTKTGLVGRLSSLLRRPDRAAAATGRGFGDGAGAAGVETDNAKLRRRSASRTGGHLKKPSSSTSAPAKP from the exons ATGTCCAAAGGTCTACGAGCAAGCGATCTCAGAAAGCCGCGATTCTACTCGTATGAGATGTACGTGCCCACGAGGAAGCGGGTCCACGTAAAGGAAAACAAGTGGTCCGACCCCGCGACACAAGTGTGGCCACAGAACCTCTTTCTGTGCAAGTATCTGGAAATGCGAGCGGAGGGCAACGGCCTAGAAGCATTCCAAGGAACTACTGTTCTGGAACTGGGGTCCG GTTGTGGACTGGTTGGGATGGTAGCGGCGCTCCTAGGAGCCTCGGTGACAGTCTCTGACTTGGGAAAAGGACTTCCATTGCTGCAACATAACGTTGAGGCTTTCAGAGCGGAGTGGAAAAACCAAGTGCAG ATCGGCTGTGACGATACTGCCACAATGGAGTCAAGATTCTCCCTggaggagagcggaagagGCCCTCCTTTCAATATCGTCATCTGCAGCGATGTCTGGGCAGAGCGAGAACTTCGGCGTTCTTTCCTGCTCCTCCTTCTCAAGGCCGTGGCGGCTGACTCT GAGGTGCTGATGTGCCACACGTGGCGCAATCCAGACAGCAACAAAACCGGCCCTGGCTCGGCTGTGCAAGAGCAGAGGGATCTTATGACTCGCCTTTCACACATTTTTGACGTGGAGGAGATCGAGACAGAAGATACGATCAGGGCGTACTGTAGGCGATTGCACGGCGGGTCCTACTTCCTTCGCAGTCAGAGCACCATCGACATTCAAGAGTCATCCGACGCG GAAGGCCGCATCACCATACTACGCCTGACTTGTAGACAGGCGATAAAAGACAATCCTGCACTTCTAGAGGAGGAACTGAAGAGAGAGATTGCTCTGCACCGACAGAGGTCAAACACCGACAATAAACAAGACCAAGCGCGGCCTTCCATCGCCTCAG CCGCTCAGCTGGTGGAGGCAAAGAAAAGCGACAGAAGCGTGGACTCTAGTCCAGCTGGGACAGCTCTCCCGCAACTGCCAACGCAGAAACGCTTGCTCTCAGTGACTTACAGCAGCGATGACCCTACAAGGTCTGGACGTGGGCGTGttctccgccagcgcgtgAGTTCCACGGTAAAGGCTCTGAGTGTGTCTTCGCGTGACATATCTACAAAAGGGGTACCCCCGACCGTGGCAGGCGGCCCTGGAGCGAAAAGGCCCGTAACTGCTTCATCTCTTCGGACGAAGACCAGTAGACCTTCAAGCAGCGTTCGGAAGTCAGTGGGTGGGAGTGGAGACTCTCAGTCCGGATCTTCCACAGCCCCCGCGAAAGAACCGCTGACATCGCTCTCCACGTCCAGTGTTGGAGGGGAACTGGCCATCGCATGCGCGCCATCACCACACCGCGCGGCGTCAAGGCAGCGAGCAGAACCTGACCGTGGAGAAACGAGGCTGCGACCTGCTTCAGGTGCTGGCTCCCCACAGCGACTCATGCAGCGGACTCCATCAGCAGCCTCTCGAGGGATTCCTTCGAACGCAACGGGGCCCCAGCGCAAAGTCGAAGGAAGACCGCCAACTGCGGTCACCAGCACGGACGCCACGCTCGTACCCTTTGCAAACGACGCAACGACTATCGCCAAGTCTCCAGTCGCTAGAAGAAGTCACCCACTTCCTCAAGGACGGCAAATTACAGCTGCTGGAGCTCGAGGCAAAGCGAGTGCTGACACGAATCTGCCTGGGCGTTCGCATGTAGCAGCTGGCGGGGACAGCTTGGGTGCGGCCGCCGACCACCAGAGAccttccccctcctccgcagcaAGTCGATCTCTCTCAATCGCTTCCCTCGCTCCATCAACGGGGTCCGGAAGACGCTCATCTGTGGACCGATATGCAGCTGCCCTAGCCCAAAAGTGCacagcaggcgcaggcgagcagaaTGGGATCGCCCCAACCGCGGTGCAAAGTCCGCTTGCGATCCacctgcctccgcgcagtGGATCGCCCTCCGCAGGACTGACTCCTGCGCAGCGCACGTCTGCGCTCGGTGCACCTGACGCGGATACAGGACCGGATTCGGCCTGTCAACTGCAAGGCGCGCATGATCTGCCTGCCACGGGAATCGAGCACCGCTCAACCTCTAGCCGCAAGGTATCAGGACATCCTGCACTCGCGGCTCAAAAGCCAACCAAGACGGGACTCGTCGGCAGGCTGTcttcgctcctccgccgccccgacagagctgcagcagccacaGGACGCGGATTCGGtgacggcgctggcgcggcaggcgtggAGACTGACAATGCAAAACTGAGGAGACGGAGCGCGAGCAGAACTGGGGGGCACCTAAAGAAACCTAGTAGCAGTACCAGTGCGCCGGCCAAGCCATGA
- a CDS encoding hypothetical protein (encoded by transcript BESB_078370), translated as MSSAPVCPFAQTTSFALHTPPPPSLPSFPMAAFSATLAATSPSAASSTAVTFSVLGSDTSGTAHDGTRVSSAKVPAARPTGKELLSRLLQQPDWERSAVLRGRDAAVLAATHPLTPEESQALVALFEADRDTAVGRGLLFLGERYEVHCFQPPLVYGRRGSGENSKGIALVKGVGADAEPFIALTTYAPPLVSACIVPQLISFFHSNLGIVPHVAVPPLYEQFLRTAQHRGGGQAR; from the exons ATGAGCTCGGCGCCAGTGTGTCCGTTTGCACAGACTACTTCCTTCGCGCTgcacacccccccccctccgtcACTCCCCTCATTCCCCATGGCAGCCTTCAGTGCCACTCTTGCGGCTACGAGTCCGTCAGCCGCATCGTCTACCGCCGTGACGTTCAGTGTGCTTGGCTCAGACACGTCCGGAACCGCTCACGACGGCACACGAGTTTCGTCTGCCAAAGTCCCTGCAGCTAGACCCACGGGAAAGGAGCTTCTAAGCaggcttctgcagcagccagaTTGGGAGCGATCCGCTGTGCTGCGCGGACGGGATGCGGCAGTCCTTGCTGCGACGCATCCACTGACCCCAGAAGAAAGCCA AGCCCTCGTGGCTCTATTCGAGGCAGACCGCGACACGGCTGTCGGGAGGGGACTCTTGTTCCTGGGCGAGCGATACGAAGTTCACTG tTTTCAGCCGCCTCTTGTCTACGGTCGGCGAGGATCTGGAGAAAACAGCAAAGGCATCGCCTTGGTAAAG GGTGTgggggcggacgcggagccgTTCATCGCGCTGACCACGTACGCTCCGCCTCTCGTCAGTGCGTGCATCGTTCCTCAGCTCATCAGCTTCTTCCATTCCAATC TGGGCATCGTACCTCACGTCGCCGTCCCTCCGCTGTATGAGCAGTTTCTGCGGACCGCGCAGCACCGGGGAGGCGGCCAAGCTCGGTGA
- a CDS encoding hypothetical protein (encoded by transcript BESB_078380): MAAEAWSPVAGRVRVKREQAEERAPANGAASPSAQSCPGAGAAEPQQSCRRRRIRELAVHFGGELDELLAMVPFSALCSGEEEAEPVANEQPEPQNKADAAARSRGKQKKQLRQKRYHPRVLTTTPLRLQAHVAAEEERSRKRQGPRPSLAHGQPKHAGRAHASSGAVKPEKGDAVGGAANSRTELQQRLQAKIEALRRVKKEGKRERKNQRKKGQNEQAKSPKAHASEHQAQGGRGDSTEASKNKPGRRDGEADAGDYFEYGAVTCPRDRLEAPQANRSGSKKRKLRRAMKEIEANREVLQKCQSAAERQQMQLQQSMAKAMKKLDGEKVMDDMQRLKKKQKLLDKKKEKAAEQWQNRLKEAREKQRDAVEVSEEFASSINYTRERRGKN, encoded by the exons ATGGCAGCAGAGGCGTGGAGTCCCGTCGCGGGACGGGTGCGCGTGAAGCGCGAACAGGCAGAAGAGCGGGCGCCAGCGAatggcgccgcctctccgtctgcgcagTCCTGCCCAggagcgggcgccgcggagccgcagcagagctgccggcggcgccggattCGAGAGTTGGCGGTGCACTTTGGTGGGGAACTGGATGAGCTGTTGGCGATGGTTCCATTCagcgctctctgcagcggcgaggaggaggccgagcCCGTTGCCAACGAGCAGCCCGAGCCACAGAacaaggcagacgccgcggcgcgttcgcgcggAAAACAGAAGAAACAGCTTAGACAGAAGCGCTACCACCCACGCGTGCTGACGACGACgcccctgcgcctgcaggcgcacgtggcggctgaagaagaacGATCGCGAAAACGGCAAGGACCGCGGCCAAGTCTTGCCCACGGGCAGCCGAAGCACGCGGGGCGCGCCCACGCCTCCTCTGGAGCCGTCAAGCCTGAAAAGGGAGACGCTGTGGGCGGTGCAGCAAACAGTCGCACcgaactgcagcagcgtctgcaggcgaagatcgaggcgctgcgccgagtgaagaaggaggggaagcgggagaggaagaatCAGCGGAAGAAGGGACAGAACGAGCAAGCAAAGTCCCCCAAGGCTCACGCGTCCGAACACCAGGCGCAGGGAGGCCGTGGGGACTCCACGGAAGCCTCAAAGAACAAGCCAGgacgacgcgacggcgaggcagacgccggagACTATTTCGAGTACGGCGCCGTCACATGCCCGCGGGATCGACTCGAGGCGCCTCAGGCCAACCGCTCCGGATCCAAGAAACGCAAGCTGCGACGAGCAATGAA GGAGATAGAGGCCAACCGGGAAGTGTTGCAGAAGTGCCAGTCTGCGGCCGAGaggcagcagatgcagctcCAACAGTCCATGGCGAAGGCCATGAAGAAACTCGACGGAGAAAAAGTTATG GACGACATGCAACGGttgaagaagaagcaaaaGCTGCTTGACaaaaagaaggagaaggcggcggaacAGTGGCAAAACCGACTCaaagaggcgagggagaaacAGAGGGACGCAGTGGAAGTAAGCGAAGAGTTCGCGAGCAGTATCAACTACACGCGTGAGCGGAGAGGGAAAAATTAG
- a CDS encoding hypothetical protein (encoded by transcript BESB_078390), with product MDSRDEKQQKPLPSAEEEPQKTDKSEEEEKGTPPASMKSQVSFAKSAKSSDEDMTGKLTGVKSMVSFGESAAGSGDYTHLDTKDFLKSRQGTSKMFGLPSQFFQSRASIRTWAAEEIADPMVQPYEKNDPNLPRPFHTSLPGYEPRLCKYVLTKGEKPPRDPLLGPEVSVFPPTWIPHWEPDPNFKPQAYNFNWEDNGTFQMDKLPYPKAVFEPADGSAHKMYNQAYPYTAYPYGVPRV from the exons ATGGATTCAAGAGATGAGAAGCAGCAAAAGCCCCTGCCTAGTGCAGAGGAAGAGCCCCAGAAGACCGACAAgtcagaagaggaggagaagggcaCTCCTCCCGCATCGATGAAGTCCCAGGTGTCCTTCGCCAAGTCAGCTAAGAGTTCCGACGAGGATATGACCGGAAAGCTCACTGGCGTCAAGTCCATGGTGAGCTTTGGAGAGTCAGCTGCTGGCAGTGGCGACTACACCCACTTGGACACCAAGGACTTCCTCAAGTCGCGTCAGGGAACAAGCAAGATGTTCGGACTTCCCTCGCAGTTCTTCCAGAGCCGAGCGAGCATTCGCACGTGGGCAGCCGAAGAAATCGCCGACCCCATGGTCCAGCCCTACGAGAAGAACGACCCGA ACTTGCCCCGTCCGTTCCACACCTCGCTGCCGGGTTATGAGCCACGCCTCTGCAAGTACGTTCTGACCAAGGGTGAGAAGCCCCCTCGCGACCCCCTGCTCGGACCGGAGGTCTCTGTGTTCCCGCCCACCTGGATCCCTCACTGGGAGCCAGACCCCAACTTCAAGCCGCAGGCATACAACTTCAACT GGGAGGACAATGGCACCTTCCAAATGGACAAGCTGCCGTATCCGAAGGCCGTCTTCGAGCCGGCCGACGGATCCGCCCACAAGATGTACAACCAGGCCTACCCGTACACGGCATACCCCTACGGCGTTCCCCGGGTCTAG
- a CDS encoding superoxide dismutase SOD2 (encoded by transcript BESB_078400), giving the protein MSLTALLVPALRLSAALAVAPVGLTLETAALSASHLSRRTASRFLHVFPAPLSSSLAQKAAQCGATHMRSSYTCLRHARPFASSGTAAFALPPLPYSEDALAPHISAETLRFHHGKHHAAYVSKLNGFVEGTPFANQTLEDIVRGSSGALFNNAAQAWNHEFYFKSMKPVSAGGGGEPEGRLMEEIVAAFSSFAQFKDEFSKLATGHFGSGWAWLVWDKEKKRLTLEQTHDADTPITDKNKVPLLCCDVWEHAYYIDRRNDRPAYVDGWWKVVNWSFASENLVKAQQTN; this is encoded by the exons ATGTCGCTCACAGCTTTGCTAGTCCCGGCACTGCGTTTGTCTGCCGCGCTGGCGGTGGCGCCAGTAGGCTTGACGCTGGAGACAGCCGCTCTTTCGGCGTCTCACCTTTCCCGTCGTACCGCATCCCGATTTTTGCACGTATTTCCCGCTCCTCTGTCGTCTTCCCTTGCTCAGAAGGCTGCACAGTGTGGAGCTACACACATGCGGTCGTCCTACACTTGCCTGCGGCACGCCCGGCCTTTTGCCTCCTCTGGCACAGCTGCCTTCgccctgcctcctcttccttaTTCTGAAGATGCATTAGCGCCCCACATTAGCGCAGAGACTCTCCGGTTTCACCATGGAAAGCACCACGCTGCTTACGTCAGCAAGCTGAATG GTTTCGTGGAGGGGACGCCTTTTGCCAATCAAACCCTCGAAG ATATCGTCAGGGGTTCTTCGGGAGCATTGTTCAACAACGCGGCACAAGCGTGGAATCACGAGTTCTACTTCAAGTCCATGAAGCCCGTGTCTGCTGGCGGAGGGGGTGAACCTGAGGGGCGACTTATGGAGGAGATTGTAGCAGCCTTTTCCAGCTTTGCCCAGTTCAAGGACGAGTTCTCGAAGCTCGCAACGGGTCACTTCGGCTCGGGATGGGCGTGGCTTGTGTGGgacaaagagaagaaaaggctAACCCTGGAACAGACGCACGACGCGGATACTCCCATAACAGACAAGAACAAGGTTCCCCTTCTTTGCTGTGACGTGTGGGAACATGCATATTACATCGACAGGAGGAACGACCGACCGGCATACGTTGATG GATGGTGGAAGGTCGTCAACTGGAGCTTTGCAAGTGAAAACCTGGTGAAGGCCCAACAGACCAACTaa
- a CDS encoding ABC transporter transmembrane region domain-containing protein (encoded by transcript BESB_078410), translating to MHTLSLKSSFYRHAAHRCRGGGAGRLESESSHVGILPSTSPSVEKREWLGPQPTVDNLTVSEQCLADNNMPPKISSPDYDQGFATPAGRSPSLNQVHPTGHLTYWDPSVRLPRCPSIGSISWNSWPNSNEDSADSAHEGGIATRIEWPCESNEDAWDSFAVSQTEQLLLAGDGQASSKAELTTSPPRLSDAHALPAPTIWRQISLAKQLWAFTGPDRHLIATAALCMVFSAAAQVCIPHFVGIVVDTESQAEVKHSIICLVIAASVHVLLNALRAGLLHLALVNSKLRLQKRLFSRLLLADFNFLQQHSTGTLSARLCVDCSKVCDIFLTNLNIFLKALMQIVGILAFMAGMSKELVAVVIFSLPLFFLGIHQIGIRTQRLSTLAQARLADSNKVVQDVLSNVMATKTNTGEFQELQRFGDRTRRYFSIEKHKAFLNGFNQLLVTTIPQLCSIVLLLAGEQLVKHGRVQAGTLVTFMLYQQQLASAFTNVGNVYSTFMEAFGAAQYVIALLRVRPEVEHCLLHSLPSSGELRRSDERSPSKRRRHMEPVRRTGCHRNEKDRAEEHTYVNLQSQRDTLEVKGDITLDNVTFAYPDRPAVPILSGVSLHVAPKEFVGVAGATGSGKTTLLRLIAGLVHADQGVVAFDGSDIRELDPTWLRKQVGVLWQNPEVFSGTINDNLYYGVETQAPLPCYSSEVCMQAKELRFTENFPAGYDTEVGDKGSKLSCGQRVRLALARVLNRQPRVLLVDDPLKQLGAAAGDTSLQDVLKALRGNVTIVVIVRSLETAKVCDRIYVVERGVVVQQGNHDSLMTEEGGAYRSLILTEHMVHM from the exons ATGCATACGCTTTCCCTTAAAAGCTCATTCTATCGTCATGCCGCTCACAGATgccgcggtggcggcgctggcagGCTCGAAAGCGAATCTTCTCACGTGGGCATTCTTCCTAGCACCAGTCCTTCAGTTGAGAAACGAGAGTGGTTGGGCCCTCAACCGACTGTTGATAATCTGACAGTCTCAGAGCAATGCTTAGCGGACAACAACATGCCGCCGAAGATTTCCTCCCCAGACTATGATCAAG GGTTCGCTACGCCTGCAGGACGGTCCCCCAGCCTCAACCAGGTTCACCCTACGGGGCATCTAACCTATTGGGATCCATctgtgcgtctgccgcgctgtCCCAGTATCGGAAGTATCAGCTGGAACAGCTGGCCGAACAGTAACGAGGATTCAGCCGATTCCGCTCACGAGGGTGGCATTGCCACCAGAATCGAGTGGCCGTGCGAATCGAACGAGGACGCTTGGGATTCTTTCGCCGTCAGCCAGACGGAGCAGCTCTTGCTTGCGGGCGACGGTCAAGCATCTTCAAAAGCAGAGCTCACAACCTCGCCTCCGAGACTCAGTGATGCTCATGCCTTACCCGCGCCCACGATTTGGCGCCAAATCAGCTTGGCGAAGCAGCTGTGGGCGTTCACCGGGCCCGACAGGCATCTTATTGCAACTGCAGCACTCTGTATGGTCttttctgccgctgcgcaa GTTTGTATTCCGCATTTTGTAGGTATCGTGGTGGACACGGAAAGTCAAGCAGAGGTCAAACACTCCATCATCTGCCTCGTCATTGCAGCATCTGTCCACGTTCTGCTAAACGCTCTAAGGGCGGGGCTGCTTCACCTGGCTCTTGTAAACTCCAAGCTTCGCTTGCAAAAGCGTCTtttctcgcgtcttctcttgGCGGATTTCAACTTCTTGCAGCAGCATTCTACGGGGACCTTGTCAGCGAGGCTTTGTGTCGATTGCTCGAAAGTCTGCGACATCTTTTTGACGAATCTGAACATATTCCTCAAAGCGCTTATGCAGATTGTCG GTATTCTGGCGTTCATGGCAGGAATGAGCAAGGAGCTGGTGGCAGTCGTGATCTTCAGTCTTCCCCTATTCTTTCTCGGAATCCACCAGATTGGCATTCGCACGCAGCGGCTCTCCACTTTGGCACAGGCACGACTTGCCGACTCCAACAAAGTGGTACAAGATGTTCTATCAAA CGTAATGGCGACGAAAACCAACACGGGCGAATTCCAAGAGCTCCAGCGTTTTGGTGACCGGACCAGAAGATATTTTTCAATCGAAAAGCATAAAGCATTCCTCAACGGCTTTAATCAATTGCTCGTCACAACAATTCCGCAACTGTGCTCTATCGTGCTACTACTGGCAGGAGAGCAACTGGTAAAACACGGCAGAGTACAGGCGGGTACTCTAGTTACGTTCATGCTCTATCAACAGCAGCTCGCTTCAGCGTTTACCAATGTCGGTAACGTCTACTCCACCTTTATGGAAGCATTTGGAGCCGCCCAATATGTGATCGCTCTCCTTAGGGTCCGCCCCGAGGTAGAGCATTGCCTCCTTCATTCGCTGCCCAGTTCGGGAGAACTGCGACGCTCCGATGAGCGGTCGCCTTCCAAGAGACGGCGACACATGGAGCCCGTCAGACGTACTGGATGCCACAGAAACGAAAAAGACAGAGCTGAAGAGCATACGTATGTCAACCTGCAGTCCCAGCGGGACACGCTTGAAGTTAAAGGCGACATAACTCTCGACAACGTAACCTTCGCCTACCCCGACAGGCCAGCAGTCCCTATCCTTAGCGGTGTTAGTCTCCATGTTGCTCCGAAAGAG TTTGTGGGGGTGGCTGGAGCAACGGGCAGCGGCAAGACGACTCTCCTCCGGCTGATTGCGGGTCTCGTACATGCTGACCAAGGAGTTGTTGCTTTCGACGGCAGTGATATTCGGGAACTCGATCCGACCTGGCTGCGAAA GCAAGTTGGGGTTCTCTGGCAAAACCCTGAAGTCTTTTCGGGGACAATAAACGACAACCTGTACTACGGCGTCGAAACGCAGGCCCCGCTACCATGCTACAGCAGCGAGGTTTGTATGCAAGCGAAGGAGCTACGATTCACCGAAAAT TTCCCTGCAGGATACGACACAGAAGTGGGAGACAAAGGCAGTAAACTGAGCTGCGGCCAACGAGTGAG GCTGGCGCTCGCTCGTGTCCTCAACCGGCAGCCGCGTGTTCTACTTGTCGACGACCCCTTAAAACAActgggcgctgcagcaggcgacaCATCGTTACAGGATGTGTTGAAGGCCCTGAGAGGCAACGTTACGATAGTGGTGATAGTCCGCAG TCTGGAAACCGCCAAGGTCTGTGACCGAATCTACGTCGTAGAGCGCGGCGTGGTTGTGCAGCAAGGAAATCACGATTCACTTATGACAGAAGAAGGTGGAGCGTACCGATCCCTGATTCTCACTGAGCACATGGTTCACATGTGA
- a CDS encoding superoxide dismutase (encoded by transcript BESB_078420), with the protein MAFTLPPLPYAYDALTPHISAETLQFHHDKHHAGYVTKLNGFVEGTAFAGKSLEDVVRSSTGAIFNNAAQAWNHAFYFNSMKPPTAAGGGMPTGRLLEEINKEFISVEKFKEEFSKVAAGHFGSGWAWLVWDKQGKKVGIEQTHDAGTPLTEPTKAPLLCCDVWEHAYYIDRRNDRPAYIKAWWEVVNWDFASKNLEEALK; encoded by the exons ATGGCGTTCACTCTCCCCCCTCTTCCGTACGCGTATGACGCGCTCACTCCCCACATtagcgcggagacgctccaGTTCCACCACGACAAACATCATGCCGGCTATGTGACTAAGTTGAACG GTTTCGTCGAAGgcaccgccttcgccgggAAGTCTCTTGAAG ACGTGGTACGCAGTTCTACTGGAGCTATTTTCAATAATGCCGCGCAGGCGTGGAACCATGCATTCTACTTCAATAGCATGAAACCGCCCACAGCAGCTGGTGGCGGAATGCCCACGGGGAGACTTCTAGAGGAGATCAACAAGGAGTTCATTTCTGTTGAGAAATTCAAGGAGGAGTTTTCGAAGGTTGCCGCTGGCCATTTTGGGTCAGGATGGGCGTGGCTTGTGTGGGACAAGCAGGGCAAGAAGGTTGGCATTGAGCAGACTCATGACGCTGGGACGCCTCTGACAGAGCCGACGAAAGCGCCCCTCCTCTGCTGTGATGTGTGGGAGCATGCCTACTATATCGACAGAAGAAACGACAGACCGGCGTACATCAAGG CGTGGTGGGAGGTCGTTAACTGGGACTTCGCGAGCAAGAACTTGGAGGAAGCTTTAAAATGA